A region of the Apium graveolens cultivar Ventura chromosome 6, ASM990537v1, whole genome shotgun sequence genome:
TCCTttttgtaaaatataaaatttgtagaAAGCTTAAAAATATGTAGAAGGCCACTTTTACCGTGTTTTAGGAAAAATAAGCAAAACAAAGGGGTTGATTTATTTTAGGATTTTACAATAAAATGGCGAAATGTGATGGAGTGTTCTACTGGTCTTTATATACTAAAAAGCGATGAAATATACAAAGCCAAGAAAGCTAAAATTTTAACCATTTAACTTTTCTCCTGACCTTGCTCTAATTTTAACCAAAAATAACATTGGAGAAGAACATATTGTACCTTAACTTCATCtcataaattctattttacagtctTCGGTTCCATTTTGCGCCAAATATCGCATGTAATTGGGATATTCCTTCTTGCATAACAATCGACAAAATGTACTAATATCATTGacgctttaccaattggttgtcCCATTTCATTCCAATTAACCTAAAACACATTAGAGATAACTAGTACAAGTAAATAAAAATCTCCTACATAGTgtcaataattatatatttttaattaccTATTGCACAACCTCTTCCCACTTGGGTGGCACAAGCATCCCTCGTTCCACCAGCACCACTTGCACTAGAGGATTCAATAGTCATAATCATGAACAAAGAATAAACAAAGAAATACAAATTTAATACAAGATCTGTACACAGGtttataaacaaaaataaataCAGTTGTTGATACTTAATTGAATTTACTAGTTTCCTCTAGTCAATACAAAATTCTTATATTAAAAAGAAGCATAATCTAATATGAATATTTTATAGTACACTTATACTAATCACAATCCTAAACAAAGAAAACACAACAATTAATAGAAGACCACTGCACAGGTTTACAGAAAAATAAACACTTACTAAATTTAAGATATTAGTTTGCTCTAGTCAACACAAAATTGTTATATAGTATTAAACAAAAGCATAATCAAATTAGGCAGTTTTATAGTACCAGATAATAAAagtacataatttaaaataaacaGAATAAATAATATAAGACCAATTTATGAGACTAGCTTGTATAATAAGAAAGCATATATACATTTCTTAGATTTAATTTTTCTTTTGCATTTTTTGTTCGCCTTTGATGTTTTGTGCCTATGCAAATTGTAAAATTCAGGATTCACATATTCACCCTCATCATGATCATTTCCGGAGTAAAAACATTTATAATCATCACCTATGTCCATATTGGCATGAAAATTCATTCCAACAAAAGGATCATCAATATTATCAAGTTCTATATCTACACTATCACTGACTTGATAAGTGTTGAGTTTGTTTGAAAATACAACAATGGACCACTTCTTATGAACCGGATCAGTAACATATGAGCTTGTGTTGCCATTATGAGCGAATCATCTTTGTACCTAATATTTGTAAGATTACCCGTATAAACCCAGAGGCTTCAACTTGTACGCCTCCGACATTGTTAACCCAATCACAATCAAACACCGGTACTCTAAATCAAACATAATCGAGCTCCCAAATATTTTTAATCCTTCCAAAGTATGCGGTCTCATCTAAAACTAGTTCTTTTTTATTACTTGATGATTGGTGTAGTGTCGTATCAGTAATTGAAACTCCACTATTCTGCATTATGCTCCTTGCATCATGTTCCCTTGTGTTAAAGGTGTACCCATTCATAAGATAACATTTAAAAGAATACAAAAATAAATCAGGACATCTTGATAACCATTTAACTCGATATGGTATTGATTCGTTATTTTCAATTAACTTATTTGCAACATAAGTTTTGAACCAATCAACAAATGTGCGATTGTGTTCCACTTATATCCGGTTAGCACCTCTTTTTGGATGTTCTTCCCTGATTGTTTGCTTATGCAAGTCTACAAAAGGAACAACATCAATGGTGTTGTGTTAACATAAAGGTGCGCACAATGCCATTGTGTCCGATCGATCTCAAATTGTTGACCACCaatcactacaccatagatggcctatcgcaatggtttaatcatgggtgttacaaaattatgttacatTAGGTATGCTCATCTTAACCTACCGCAACGTAGTATTTTTGATATTACCATAGCTTTTGTAACATGTTACTATAGCTTCAAAGGGTTACATATGATAACATGTGGaaacttatgttacaatagggtgttaatggataaaaaagtaatattttacaaataactaaatatatataattatttgacttgAAAATTAATCATTCTTGATAATATAATTAAgcaataatattaatattagcaaagattgataaaatatttttattattattaattatgtaaactttactaattagtaactgataattttttattaataaaaaatttgaacacTATTTAAACATTAAAGTTTATTAAAAACTAATAAGTGAAAATAAGGGCAGTTTTTTGGACTCTCGTTGGGCTCAAGCAGGCAGGCTTTCAAAGTTTTCGTAGAAGCGGCAGTATTTTGGAAAACCCGGGTATTCAGACAAAGTTCAAATTTTCAATCACAAAAAACCTCTCTCAGCCCATCTTTCAgtcgctctctctctctctctctctctctctctctctctctcagctTTCAATTGAACTAGATTAGCTTAATTCGAGCTAGGGTTTTTAATTGGAATAAGGGGTTTTAATTGGAATTAGGGTTTAAATCATGCGGTTCTCCTTTTAATTGGAATTGGAATTGGGGGTTTTTAATTGGAATTGGAATTGGGGTACTAAATCTCTCTCTCATtttgtgtatatgtatatattacctctttctccctctctctgattttgttgttgttgttattgtatGTTTTTTGATTTTCTTATCATAATATATTCATGGAATGTTTGTGCACTGGCATGTCTACCGTCCACACTATATTTATTGAAACGATGTCTTCATATTTTATGTTCTGGTCAGATCTATATTCTGACCACCATCTTGATGGAACTGTCACCTTCAGAAGTTCACCACTCTCGTCTTTTGCATTAGGAGTAAGTATTATTTGTTCTTTTGTTTAGTTTCTTATGATCTTCTTATGAATTCCTATTATGTATCCCTATATACGATTATATTAGAGGAGTGAATTTAGACAGTTGAATGCCTGAATTGAAGtacttttttattttatttgatttgagTTGTGTGCTAAATTTACGTAATTGATGAAAACAGGGCCTAAGGAGTTCACATCTGTGTATTACAGTCTCCAGATATGGAGGGTGAGTGTTTAATATTTGTACTAGAATTGTTGGATTTAGGTATACTAGATATGTGATTTGGTGAATGTAATGGATGTGACTTGTATTCATATGTTTAGGAGATCTTTGAGAAGAATGATGGGGATATTAGTGGTAAAATTGATGCTTCTGAGCTGAGAGAGGCGCTGGTGAGCCTTGGATTTTTGGTGTCACCTCTGGACTTGCTGGTGTCCAAGTTTGACAAGACTGGTGGAAGGAACAAGGCTATTGAATATGACAACTTCATCGAGTATGAATCGATATCACCAGTTCTTGCTCTACTTTTATAAAAGTTAGAGTTTCTTCGAACTAAATCTAACTTTCTAACATTTTATTTTGTTTCCTCTTTTGTTTTTTGGTTGTTTTGATTACAGGTGCTGCCTCACTGTGAAGGTATAGCTTCTTTTTAAACATTATGGttttctgaaaaaaaaattccgCACTGTGTATATTGTGGTTAGTTAGCTATAGACAGTAATTGTTGAGTTCGTAGGGAATTATTGAATTACATGTAGACTCCAGACTTTGACTAATATATTTTTGGTATAACACCTGTTGCGACTTGGAGTGTGAAAACTAAGATTGACATTATATTGTCCGTAAATATTGGACTAAGATATTGGCATGTGTCTGATGAATCAGTATCTCTTGCAGGGACTTACTGAGAAATTCAAGGAGAAGGACACTGCATACATGAGTTCATTCTGCATATTTAGAGCTACAAATTTCTAGTTATTTCCTAAAGTGTTGGTAATTTCTCCAGAAATAGAGTTCATAGTATTAATATCTAAGGATTAAATTTGTTGTGATCCAACCCTTTCTTCAGCTATATATGTGTAGTTAATACTTCTTCCAtgattaatgaatattacttaaACTTCTTAACTCTGATTATATACAATCTGATTATATCCTACTATGATTGTCGCCATACTTACATGGTCGGCGACTCTGCACCACGAATTAATGAGTACAACAGTCATATAGGGAACTATGCGTTAATTCCCGGTGACAGGCTTGCAGTTGTGCATACACAACATGAAGAGATTCCAAGCTCAACTTCACACGTAACTTCTGTGGATTGTAAGTTACAAGTTTTCTTTTGCAATGAAATATTATTGTATTTGATTGTTTTCCACCAAAGTTGGGATCCTGAAGGGTGCCGACCATGGGAGATGCTCTGATTAATTTGATAGACCATATATTGAAACTGTAATTGTCCATTAGCCTGATTTTGTCCAGCtctattaaaaaaatttaataactGAAAGGTGATGTAAACTTAGAGTTGGTAGAATGTGTATGTTATGAATCTTACGAGATAGCAGATGCAGGTTTAATTAATCTATAGATATAACAAATAGAGAATAATTCATTTTTGTTATTATTTCAACAAGGCTATCTGATGGATACTCTGCTACCCTCTGAACCTCGAgggcaacaacgaagaagagtaGATGGGTTATATAAGTTATAGAATGTAATTAATTGGATGTTGTCTTGTAGActaataatatatgtgtatatatgagGATGGTTGCTTGGTTTGGTGGTAAGATGTTTGTGATCAGCATAttccttttttttaaaaaaaaatctacTTATATCTATTTTCTTTTATAAACTGTTGTCTGTCCTAGTTACTCGTAAACATATACTGTAAAGAACATGAAATGTTAAACCCTTCTATTCTTCTTAAATTTCTTGCTTAAGTACTTATTTTAATTAAAGATATATCATGTGAGGCTGATTATGTTTCTGGTGCATATTATTAAAGAGTTTTGATTGTATAAAGTTTTTTGGGTCTAGTTCCACTGCAGAAGGTAACGAgcaaaaaaagaaaagaataaaggGAGATTAAGATATATCAAGAGTTTCCCCTTCGATGCGGAACCACCTGGATGCCCTTGCATGCTTAAAGGGTGAACAGGTATGCATTGCCTTGTGTAATCTAGCGCAGATATGTCTGTAAATATCACACAGTGTACTGTATCACTATTATTGTATGGTTTGTTTACTTTACAACATAGAGACTATTACTACAATCTTTAGCCGAAATCCTAATTTTATTTCTATTTGAAGCAGTTAAGTCCAGAAGTTTGGCCTCAAATTTAATATGCATAGTATGCATTATTTAATGTATACTTATATATAGCAACCTTAAACCTGATCAATTATGGCACTAGTGTTGTTGAAGCTGTCCAGTTAATGGTCAAACATAAAATTCTGAGTGTGCCTGTTGTTCATGTTGATACAGCAAAAAATGGTAGCTAGATGGAGAGATACATTGGCATCATTGAGTTTGCAGGCAttgttgtatgtatatatgcatCATGTATGTAAAATAGTAGTTGTTATAGAATATAGAAGTACAATACTTTTGCATGGGGTATATATATAGGGTATTTTATGACCTAACCTTTGTTTCTTTCTCATTTCAGCTGTAACAACTATATATTTGTTGATGAATGCATATGTGTCAAGTTCTTGGCAGCTACTAGCAGGAACTGGATTATGTTTTGGGATGTAGATTAGTTAGTTGTATTGGTTAAATTTATTGTGATTTATGTAGATTGTAAACTGGTTATGGATGTAGTTGAGGTTATGAAATTTGGAATGTATTAGATTAAtgtaatatattttcaaattttgtaGTCGATTTTACACTTTATAATATTAGTTTTTCATTTTTCTTCCTGGTAAATTGTTATAGTAGCTTCATAAAGTATTAGAGTAGGTTGTTCAAAGTGTTACCCCAGGTACCAATTTGATGCTAGCATTGTGGGACCCACATGCCACATCACCACTGCGGAACCTACATGCCACGTCACCACTGTGGGCCCCACTggtgggccccattttttttgaaaattctgagttcaaaggtaacatacatattgtgatactatagacatagatTAATGTTACCTTTGACGGCTATTGTAGCACAAAAGTGAATGTTACACGAGGGCAAAagtaatgttaccttaggggccaaaggtaactcgaaaaaaagcaacttaatttttatgttaccttaggcctttttctggctgtggtaacacttttttgggcctgttgtaacattttcttggtgttgctgtaggccatttatggtgtagtgaatTACAACTTCACTATCAATCCTACCACTGTGACGATCACTTGGAAGACCAGTTGCCTTTACGTTTGGAATAAATTCTGACCAAAACTCTCTTGCTTCTTTGAATAAATAACATTCTGCTATGCAACCCTCTGGTCCAGACCTATTTATCACATAttctttcaaaattttaaatatcGTTCGACCGGATACATCCATCTCATACGAGCAGGACCATACATCCTAGTCTCATAAATTAGGTGCAAGGTTAGATGAACCATGATGTCAAAGAAGGATGTTGGAAAATACATCTCAACCTCACAAAGTATCTCAATAATTTGTCGCTATAGATACAATATCCTTCTTGGATCAATGACTTTGTTACTCATAGATTTAAATTACCATCACAATTTTTTGATAGTTATTCACACCTTTTCAGGTAAGAGAGAACATATAGAAATTGGAAAAAATTCTCCATTATGACATGAAAATCATGTGATTTCAAACCCTTTAATTGAAGTCAATTGAAAAAATAAGACTCTTGATGTTTGATGAGTATCCTTCTAGCACCTTGATAGAATAAAGTATTTGCAGTAACACTCTCTTCTCATCTCTAGATAGAGTATGAGTGGCAGGAGGTAAATAGGGTTTTTTTCTTGGCTTCTCCACAGGGCCTAGTCCATTTTTTATCCCCATCTCCATCATATCCATCCATGCATTTAGACCATCTTTAGTTTTACCCTTGACACTTAACAAAGTACCAACTAGGCTGTCAAAAACATTTTTCTGCACATGCATGAGGTCGATGAAATGTCCAACTTAAATGTCCTTCCAATAACTCAATTTAAAGAAGATCGAATGCTTCTTCCAACCCCGAGTTGGAACATCCTTTGCAAACTCCTTACCAAACTGTATGTTTAAATTTTCCACCTTTTTAAACTCGTCATCACCTGATGGTATAGGAGGAGCATGTTGTTCTTCAACTTCCCCGTTGAATATTAAAGGCATATTTCTGTACCGATGGTTTGGTGCCAACCACCGCCTATGCCCCATTTAAACATATCTCACGTAATTTTTAAGTCTAATATGATCAGTCTCGTCACTGCATATAGGACATGCATAATAGCCTTTTTCCACTATATCCGGAAAGATTTGCATAAGCAGGAAAATCACTTATTGTTCCGAATAAACATGGCCTTTAAttgaaattatttttttctaCGTCCATCATATACTTCAATGCCCCCTTTTAATAGTAGTTTAAGTCCTCGATTAAAGGTGCAAAATAGACATCAATGTCATTCCCAGATTGTATTGGACCATATATCAAAGTAGACATTATCATGCGCTTCATACAAAGCCATGGTGCCAAATTATATATCATGAAAAATACATGCCATGTACTATAAGAACTTTTTTGAAGATGGTGCGGGTTCATTACATATATTGAAAGTGCTAGGAAAAGATTTTCTTGGTTCTTTCCCGAAATCCTTATGTGTATCATCAACTGTCTTCCACTGAGGTAAATCAGAAGGGTTTCTCAACAACCCATCATTAATTCGAGCATCATAATGTCATGTTAAATTTTTAGCATCTTCTACACTAACATATAATCGCCTAAACTTGGGTAATAATGGAAAGTACCACATAACCTTGGTTGGAGAATTTCCAATTTTGTAACGTTTTAATGAGCACTTGGGACATTCGTCACACTCTACATACTCCTTCTATATAGAATAAAATCATCAGGGTATGCATGATTCTTTCAATGTACTAATCCAATGGATATGAGCATTTGTTTAGCCTCGTACGTTCTACGAGGGAGGATATTACCATCGGGTAAAAGTTCACTAACAGCTATAAGCATTTGTGTGAAGAACACGCCAGAAACTTGATGTCCAACTTTTAAATTATGCAAAGTCAATACAGCCGATAATTTGGAAAACTTGGTGCAACCCGGCCACAATGGTAAAGTGGCATTATCCTTTAACTTTTCATGCATATCAGGATGATCACGTTGCTCTTCCTCATTAAAATCATTGGGTATTTCATTTTTATCACTAACATTACTGCCCTTAGTGTCTCCAAACACCTTGGTATCCACTCTATCTCTAACGTGATGGTTTGAATTCAAATTACTTGATCTACGTTCTCCTTTTTTTGCACCATGATAGGTCCAACATGTATAAGGTTTATCGTTTCCTTCAAACACTAAGTGTTCCTGCAACTTGTCCAGACCATCAAATTCTACAACATTCAAACATTTTTGACAAGGACACACGATGAACTCGGTATCATTAATTAACATGTTTAACTAcatatttacaaaattatttcACACATTTTTATATTCTTATGATAACTGGTCTACATTTACCCATTTATGATCCATCAAAACTAACTGCAAATCAATGTATTTTTTAGGTTATAATTTGTTAACTAAAGTTTAAAgcttttatataaatttaaagaATATCGTAACCCATCCTACAAGTTATCTTCACAAATCTcgatattaaaaaatattttaatactATATATATTCTAAAAATTCCCTGCAACCTATCTTTATCAGTTAGAGTGCCATGTTATGTAAGTAAGTCTTTTATCTACAACATACATAATTCCTACCGTCATTAATAAAACATGCAAGAAAAAAGTTACTTGAACTGAACAATTCTAACATAGTTAATCAGGATAAGTACCAAGTCAGATAATTCAAGTACAaagaataaatttaaaatcttattcctcaaaaaATCAAGTTTTCTAAATCATTGAAGTTATTTCAGAATGATAGATATTAATGTTTGATGATGTCTCAAAAGACCATCAATACATAATGGATTATCAATCGTCTTCAAATacaataatatttaataattagtCAAATTATTTTGTAAGTTCTATAAAATACATCTAAATAGCTACATATCATATTTTCTATATATAATTCAAAGTTCTTGTTGTAGCAATTAATTTAAAGGTTCTTTTTTGTATATGTAAATAtagaaacaaatattgtatctctaatttaataatattttgaaaaaatgTATTTGCACTacttaattaatataataaaaaaacTTATCCAACATGTAGTACAAAGGTagttttttaaattatttatagcGCATCTACTCAAGATTTTACAAATTTATAGGAACCATCTAGCAGCAAACCCACCAAAAATTAAGCTACTAATTCAGACACATATTTATATACATGTGATATACATAAATTAAgctattatttaaaaatatatgatTGTTCGTAACACCTAATGTTAGGTATGAAATACAACACGGGGGAAGTATATGTGTTTTCTTGGATTTGGATAATCTTAATGGCTTATGGAACAAAACAGTTTGTATGAATATGTAGAGATAAAATGCTAATGCAAAACACACAAgaaaatatcaaaaactcacttgatttagTAAAATTAAATTTGTTTTACTACAAATATGTGTTCTTAAAAATTAAGTACCCATCTATAATTCTTGAGAGAGAATTCAAGATTTTTTCTAGATATGTTTGTTTCCTCTATATAGAGGACCGTGACATGCTTTATAGATCAATATGCACATGATTACAAAACTTGAactaaaatggactaacacaGTTTCCAAGGCTACTTTGTATATTTTCCATTTCTAGTGTTAGCAAATCTGTACGGAATCTAATAcgtctgtgaccctcctttgtgcagtgaatcttggcccttgatcttgaattcttcaagctgcttttataGTCTTTCCAATTCACTGATAGAATTGtgtgttgactgataatcttgaatctttaacttgtctgcattctgaattatgaagttctttatcgagatctctttttGTTCTATAGAGATGTCACAAATtaataagtaaaatgacttatcgatatttgagttctctacatgtgtcTTTGATTTG
Encoded here:
- the LOC141663688 gene encoding calcium-binding protein CBP-like, with the protein product MKTGPKEFTSVYYSLQIWREIFEKNDGDISGKIDASELREALVSLGFLVSPLDLLVSKFDKTGGRNKAIEYDNFIECCLTVKGLTEKFKEKDTAYMSSFCIFRATNF